The genomic DNA tttttagttttatgttttcgtaTTTTCGTATTTGCATTATCAATTTTTACAGATGAATTAATCGATTAATTTGTGACTAGTTTGATCCTTAGATTTGTTGTTGGAACTTTCAGAATCTTTATAAGACAATAAAATGCATCTAATGTTTCCATCATTCAGTTTTCAACTGTTCATTCTGCTTTTCAAACTCCTACCTACTTATTACTGATAAATACTCCTGATAATGTTACACAAAACATGCTTCTCAAAAGATTAATCCATTATTCTCCAAATTGTTGGGCCATCGAATAAAATCTTATAATACTTATAAATACAAATtcctcctccttttttttaaacaaaacactcGCTTTTTTCATTCTCTTGCCTTGTTAATATACAAAACATTCCTTGTTGCTTACGTGCATCATCATGCCTCAGTAAATACATCTGCCACTGCAACTATCTAAAGCACCACTGGAAATGTTtagtttaaatcgttaaaactCCTTTAATTGCCATCAAAAGTGCAGTTTGAAACATTGTGCTTATCGATGTCCTTAGTCTTAGCCGCACAGATGATTTGAATGTGTgcgctttttatttttattttacaaaattacATTCCATTACGAGTGTGGTCGTAAATTTTGTATTCACTTCGAGAGGCAGTCACTCCTCATCCCATCGAGATGGCCAGAGCTGGTGAAGTTATAGCTGGATAATGACCACTGACAAATATTGCAATTATtaatgaacgaaaaaaaaggtaagaaATGAAGTACCCACCCCGGAATAGACGTAAACCGTTGCGTTGCCGTGCCCGTCTCGTGCTCTCTGCTCCCACAGAACACCTATTCTCCATCTCCACCTGTCGACCAACAAAGATTTGCTGCAAGATAGTCGGAACCAGCCTTTTGCTGGCcgcatttattattatttaaattagcCTAATAAAAGTGTGCAAATGACTGCGACTGGGTGGACGACGCCACACCAGACGCACGGCTCGGGCACGGCTTAGCGAACGACGCCGGGTCCACCGTCTTCCAGCGGTCAACGGACGTATATCCCCATCCCATTAAAGCGTAGCGCTAAAGGATaccttttcccagcacacGGACGGAAGGAGGTCGGGAGGGCCGGAAGAGCTGGCAATAAAAGTTCTTCTGGCGTTCGGCTCATTCAACATTCGACAAGTTTTATTGGCAATTTCTGCCGGCAACTTCATGGTCCGTCATCACTTTCCcaacctcatcaccatcgccgGTGAAGCCGAAGCAGTCCAACTCTTTGCCGCCTTTGGTGAGTGGTGCAGAAGCGGTACATTTCCGTTGCTGATTATCATTCAATTAAGGGAATCGTACGCTTGTTTGCTTCGAAGGTGCGGCAGAAATGCAACTGCAGTTTGGATGGGTGCGCGAGTCCACGAGACCAACATGGTCCCGGAGGAGTGGTGATTGATTTCTTCGCAAATTTATGCAACGGGAAGTGTACCGGGTGGAGTTGTACGCCACCGAGGTGTTACAATGTAAACAACGGtccggtacacacacacgcggagcACTGTGTTTGTTGTGCCGTACCGGGTGTTGGACAGAGGCGTGGAGTAAGAAGAAGCAGacgaggcaaaaaaaagcaacaacaacaaccctgGATTACACGCCGACGGTAAGCAAACATTGGCTTGTAGCGAgcgtcaaacaaacaaatgcacaTTCTTTCACCAGtttttccaacacacacacacacaaacacacagaaacacggAGCGCTTCTAAGCGCGTGTCTCCCCCAAAGCGAATCGTTAATCCGCTTAAAGGCTCCGAATCTTCGCTAAATCCTTCCGCAATCCAATGCCAACAATAGGTCGAAGCCGACGACAAATCGACGATCTGACTAAGCCTTAGGGGGCCACTCCAACTGTTCAGAAACCAGAATCCTAGACGCGGCGGGATCACGATGATGTCCCAGCACCACAACGCTACAGAATAGTGGGACGGATGGCTATCGAATCGAAACAATTCAATCGGAATCGCTTTGCCTACAATCGGCACCACACACTCCGGGTGTCATCGAGACAATTCGGTCGGTCTCGGTCCATCGCTGGGAGGATAAAAATTGATACACCGTGAAAGTTTTTCGGCCCGTTTTACGGTATTATCTCGTTCGCcggtggtgtttttgtttgttctgcaCAATCAACGAATGGCACACGCTGTAACACACGGACCGGTCTTTGGAGAATGAAACAGAATCGCACGTTTTGGTGTACCGCAGATCGACCGACGAAAACCACGGAAAAGTCGGTCGAGAGTTTGATGTGATGTAATACGTAACAATACGAAACACGAACATTGGGAGTACGTACAGTGGTCAGAAAgtattattttaatgtttattagtttttatttGGAGCCAGCACTTCCTGAGCTTTATTCGAGATGGCTCTAAACTGATGCGAAATAAATATATTCGCTAgttattttataaaatttaaaacatattttagatATTCAAGAGGTGTATACAATTGCTCTTTTTAGTTATGCTGACGTTATGGAGATGATCATTTATCTGTACCACTTCTCCCAGTTTTTCTTTATTGGCTCTACTACCTATAGCGATCCTGACCAACTCATGAAAGGCTTCTTAGCAATAGTTTAACAATAGCCAGTTCTGCGTACGAGAAGATGTCCCGGACGGGATTCTTTGCTGCTTGAAGACCACCGCCGCTATATCTTTATGTAAAAGATTATTATAATGTCTTGACTTATCATTCGCTATCAACTCTCAAGGTAAATCTAATCCCCAAAAACGATTGCCATTATGATATTTCTCTGTCAACTAGAAGCAATTTAgtgagcaatacggccaggccgttctttatgaataaaaaaaaaagaagcaatttAGTGGTttattatatattttaaaCCAATAAAGTTTGACCAATTTCAGACCCCTCAACGGGCCACTGTGTAACTCCGATACACAACCGACCGTCCCGGATGGAAGAACGTTGGTGGCATTTACCATCCAATTGTCACCGGCGCCCATTTCAGCGtgtaaaaccaaaccaaagtgCGCTTGTTGGGGCTTACCAGAATATCCTGGAATCCCACCACAAAGGATACGTTGATTATGTTGGTCAGCAGCAtcagcgaaaacaaaaccggagACTCGACTCCGGCCGAGACTTTCCGTCCTCCACCACATCATAGCGTGGCCGTTCATAAACAATTGAAATATAATTATTTGGATTGGATTTAGTTAGTACTACATTTTGTGGCCAGCGatggttggattttttttctatctttctctctctctctctttttctctctctctcaatacgtgtatgtaatttttttgtatatCATAGGATTTATCCTTGCTCGACTCACTGCGCAACGTCCAGTTTTACAGTTCACTTTCGAGCACCATCTGTCATCGGGCAGTTCCAGTTCCGGGCCGGGACGCGAATTGCGCGAATGATACACCGTCCGATGCCAAGTCCGTGCGGTAGTCCTGTGGTCCTGTTCCTGACAGTGCTCCCATACACGCtgtcgcccccccccccccccccccccgaggCCATATGTCGAAAGCACCCGGAGAGGGAAGGAGATATTGAAGGGAATATGTTTCCGTTTGTCCACATTGAAGTGCTGGCGCTCGAGTGGAAGTAAGTGATTCTTTTTTTGTCATCCGTGCGCCCGTGCAACTGCAACATTGGAAACAAACCAACATTCGCCGGATGCGTTAGACCGTGCACcgtgtagcagcagtagcagcagcagcagcaggccccCAGGAGGAAGCCACAGGGATAGCCGATATGGAGATACGCGGAGtagcaaaaaatatatatatttaaacGCACATTTCCATTGGATTGTCCTGGTGTccgggtggaaaatggttgcACGAGGCTGTCGGATAGCTCCCAGCATCATGGAGCATCGGAGTTGCtgggagtttgttttttgttactgaCTGCACTTTGGCTCTCCACACCGTTTTGCATCGTTCGTTATGCATCCGCTTTGAAACGGATGACATTGAATTGGACGTCCCCAATTCCCAACCAACCCGATGCATCTTCATCCTGCGTCCTAACCCGAGCATGGTGGTGGACTCTCCGCTGGGTGCATAAATTGTAGGTAGATTGTTTATCGCGCATCGGGTGACAATGACAATCACAACATAATTACGGCCACACACGAACAGGTTCACCCGGCTGCACTGCACCACGGCTGGGACCGCTGTCGCAGAGGATTCCGTTCGAATAATTAAACACAAATATTGGAAGCGTTTAAGAGAGACAGGAACTGAAGAAAAACGGTCCCACACCGGAAAGGCCGGCGGGATTGGGGAGATGCAGGATCGGTGGAAAGGAAAGCGACGACTGCTCCCGATTGACGTACATACGAAGGCTGAAgattgaacaattttcacaccttttttttggtggtcaTTCACCAGGGCCAACGCACAAGGTGGTAGCGCGTTTGATTGCCCTTCTGTTGCAGTGTGTTTCGCTGGATGGAAGCATCGAGTCGGATGCTTCCGCAAAGTTTGAATATGCAATCGGCAGGGCAATGGGAGGACGTAacgaagacaaaacaaaaaaaaaaatcgctgaGAATTTTATTTGATCCAGTCGGTGACAAAAAATATGGAACATGGCTGTCTATTCTATAACCGGGGTGATGATGGACCGGTGGATACATCACCATCACGCAAATCGCCAGAGGACATCGGATTATACTCGTCTGTCATCCGCACAATCCGCTCGTTGCAGTTCCACGGCGTCTCATCCCTCAACGCCCGTACCAGTAGCGGTGATGCCACATTATGGTCGGTTTGTCGCAGAAGAGTaattataaaacaatttaaggcaaactacacacacacacacccacacacacacacacacacacacacacgctcggtacaaaatgaaacacaaaTAATGTAATCTATTTTCACCGGGGCGTTTTTtccgatgcgtgtgtgtgtgtgtgtatgtgttttgttttaggcCAGCTGGATCTCTTTCGTTCTTCATGCTTCCGAGTGGGATCGTTGGAAGGAGAGGGTGAGGGATGGAGGTAATCCACCCATTCCAGTCTCTCTCACCCCGATGCATCAAATAATGCACGACATCGGAATAATGCAGCTACTAAATGGCTGCTCTAAGTGTACGGATGATCGAGCGAAGGGCACCGTATCAGGGGAGCGCTGAGTGAAGATAAATGTTATTTaagaatttgaataaaatcgATTGGAATATGATACCTCCACACCGCTGTGATGTTTAATTTCGCGCTGATCAATGAAGATTAttgctgggtgtgtgtgtgtgtgagtaccGATCCTGAAACTTAATAGCCTACCATACCATGCCGACACGACGGATGGTAATGGCAAGCGTGCCACTCTTGGCCTCTTTCGAGTGATTAGCCGCACCGGACCAACCGACTGGTACGAGGTTGATGGAGTCGGTAATCCGTGTGTTGACCGCTCTGTTGGTGAACAATCTAATGGGCGGAGGTAAATGTTTGCTGAAGGAAAATAGCCGTATCCTCCGTTACAACGATCGTGTGTATGTTTGCGATCGGACTTAAGTATAGATTATAAACGTTTCATTAGAGTAGGACTTCACTTCGTGGACCGGGCAGGTTATTGCAGattaattatattttgttgttgaagcATGTGCGAATAATCGGATTTTGTGTGTAATGATGCATGGATTCGaagtaaatataaaattatcTATTAAACACACATGAAAATTACTAGTTGCAGTTGGCGTTTGACTTGGTTTCTAGCATGGAGGTCAGCAATAAAAATCTATCTGCGTTTAGAATTTTGCTTTGTGACTCATCTCTTGCTCCTTGCTCAATATTACAACATGCTGGAACTAATGTAGGCCGGTTCCCAATAGAGTCAAACCAGCCTTTTTGTTGGATTCAAGCACTATCTTAATGATCACTAATATATTTGCCAAATCATAAACACGTTTGGGTTATGCCACTTATTTTTGCACTCTCTTGGTATGTTTTTGGTGGCCTGGTACTTCTAGAAATCCGTTGGTTAAGCATATGCAGCAATAATGGAGCAGGAACAGGTCTGGTGATATAACTTTTTTGTCTTATTTGCAACCCTCGACAGATTATTAAATGACGTGGCTCAATGCACTCAGAGTCTTTCAAGCAACATAGGATTCTGGTACATTATCAACTAAGTTCAAGGCTCCCTAAATTTTCAAGTTCCTACAGCCATAGGGACCAGACAGTTTGCTTGTAGGATGATCCACCTCTGTCAATATATATGAGTTCCTCGAAAGTGTCAAGCATCTTACtacgtttaattaaaatagatCCATTTCAGGGTCAGGGTTGAGATGTTCACGATTCAAGACATCTTGCTTCATACTGTAGTCCCTATTATaaacacttaacacttaaAGAATAATTACGAGATGATTTGCAGAACATCTCTGCTATAGCAGAGTTTCCACTCGTGAAAAAAGTGgaataatttacaaaaattACTTAATTCCAGTTTAATCTTCTTCGgctattttaaaacattttccaaaagATATTATTCCATCGTatacttttcttcttcttcttccttggcactacaacctcgagaggtctcggcctgccatttctggctttctgtgacttaatttaacCCGTAGTAAAGCAGTCAGCCGTACGTACGGGGGGAGGCggtgtggatgggatttgaagcccgATTTTGCCGTGTGCAGACCgatgccgttatcgcctcggccaccggaccggccCACGTATACTTTTACATGCTATAAAAACTAATGAAAAGTAATAGATGATGATGTTGGCAATATTCAATATTCCCTAACTTTTGTGGTATAATCACCTTCAGAGACTAACTTTAAGTAGTGGAATTCTCTCTGATAGTTCCCTAATATATCTTAGATGATGGTGCATTAGGGAGAATGATTCTTGTAGGTTGTACTTAGCACCGTAATATCCCTGGGATTGCTGTCTATCTATTTCTCTTTTGAGCTAAGATAGATAATACCACGATCAGAATCATATGATAACCCATACCTTTCTAATAGTCATTATTTGATGAGCTTCATGGCCTCGCTTCATGCATGACGTCGTCTCTCTTGTGCCAATGGATGACTTGTAGAGTTTTGTTACTGGATGCTTCAAAGTCCAGAAACTTTGAGCTTTGAGCTGAATATTGTGAGCGTATCGGGAGAAGAGCCATGGCTGATAAAAGTTATCAGATCCCTATCCTTATCAGGACAGCAGATCGCTTTTGGTCTGAAGATATTTCGGTGACCTGCTTTATCCCATATCTTCGATAACATTTTCCTCAGGTTGCTTACGTATTGGGGTTGATCTTCTCTAAATTTATTGTTGGTGTAGGTGATGTCTTCTTTGCCATATTTCGTACAACTTCAAAATCTCGTAGAATCCAAcacaaaaatataattatttatttctatCAACACATCGAAACACAGCTGATCCTCTGTACGAAAACCGATGCAGTCAATTTGATAGGAAAATATTCCATCTCACCACTGATTACTGTTCAGGTGTGTTTCCTGCATGAGCTCTCGAAAGTAAATTCGGATCGTTTTGAAGATTTCtctatcaacaacaacaacaacaacagcacctaCAACGTTCACTTGCGAAACCGTCCCAATAAACGAAGCGAAGCAGATAAACTGTAACGTCGTAAAGTTTGCTGCATAAAACTCCTAGCAGATTACGATAtacctgctgctggtgctgccgctgctgctgctgtttagATTAGGTGTGCTTTTGCCTCTTTCTCATCCGAATGAACGGGCCATACGGGGTGTTGGCTCATCAAACGGTTTCATTTGCTGTTGCACTTGCCATGTACCCAACCTGCACTTCGTCACGTTTTCCGTTCAAGCGAGATCGCTTAGCCGAAAAAAAGCGTCGAAACTCCAAATTAAATTTTCGTTGCATGAAGCGCTTGAACAAAAGAAGGTAAACCCCGTACCACACCACATCGCTGGAAAATGAGTTTCACTACAGTTCGAGTGCATTTCGACTGTCTGTGTTTGTAAGTTCTCGCTCCTCAAGTATTCCTTTTCTTGATGAGCGTTTATGTGTTCCGGTCCTCCGATACTGAACAATTGACTGTGTTGGGGGGTTGGGAGAGGGGTGATTAAAGGGGGCGAGGGTTGGCGAACCGGGAGAGGCCAGTGTTATCGTGGTGTCTCATCGTGCTGAAAGCGTATCGATACTTCCCTTTTGCAAAGTGTTCCGGTGGTTCGTGCATGAccgtgcggtgtgtgtgtgtgtctcgccCGCATCTTCCAACCAACCGACAGCCCCGATGATTACGGGGTTTGGCAAACGGCACCGCGTACTGGCGAACCTCTTTCCCAATTGCGAAACTTCAGTACGAATGTTCGGCATCTTTGCTCCACGATCGGGACGCTGGAGCACCGTAtatgtggttttgtttcgcaTCGTCCCTTTTGCTTGTCGCATTTATGGCTTTCCCTTTTTGGTGGTTGCTGTTGCGCTGTCGGACGTGGATATTTGCTGCATCACGAATACACGGCATCATGATTGCCGCCGTCTTGATGCAGTTAGGAAAACGACCTAGCCCTCTGCTCTGTTCCGGCCGCGCTCTGCTACCGGGCGGTGATTGGATGAAGAATTGGGCGGTGGTGGTAAAGGGTTCAATTCGCCTCATCTCATCATCAGGTCCTTGCAGATCATCTAGATACACTACACAGAGACAAAAGCTCAACCCAGTTCATACTCAATGCTAGTTAACCTATGTTGGGCTTCCCGAGTTTTCCACACGCGCTGCACTTGAGGCATTTGGTGAGATAAAGCCTTTAAAATTAATATCTTGTCACGGGTAAACTAAGTAAATGTGGTATTTTAGTattctttttcaattattttaagtcTCCTGTGCCGAACTACAAAAAAGTTAGCCCAAACTCTTTTCCTCTAAATTTTGAGCTTCAATAAAAATTAGCAAAGAAATTATGACTACATAAATAGCATCGCAGGAATTgagaaagtgaaatgaaaacgaatTGAATGAATAATGCAATTTTTTATACATTAGATACGGCCGTATtgttattaaaaatgcatAGTAATAGAAAATTATATGTTATCTCATCAGATTTCATTGTCCATTAAAACATATATTAAAATCCATCGTTTTTATTTACAATAGCTAATCAATTCGTTTAACGTTATACAATATTGAAAGGTTATTGTAAATTGcaactttatttttttctgatgcTGAAAGCTTGATTAATTTGATAATttgataatttgatttttgaatTTATATTGAGCTACACACCAACATCTTCTTCTATTTatcactacaatctcgagcgGCTTTAAGGCATGCATTTACCTTGAAGTACTTTACGTTAATCTTTCCTACTGTTCCGATGTATCAATTGCTAAGTATACGTCTTGGTGGTGTAAAGAAGTCTAGCAAACCATAGGAAGTTCTAATAGCTGTAATTGGCCGTTGAGGCAAGGAGAGGAAgatcaaataaatttaaatgatttttagaataaaatgTCCCAATTGCGAGTTAACAGTGGGCGCAATGAGTGGACGATAGAGGTCTCACCAGCCAAGATAGAGGACTCGTTGGCCCAAGAGCCTCGTCGATCAAGGATTCTCGTCGTTCTACCAATTTTGTATCCTGAGGACTCTCGGTGTCTAAGGAACCTTGTCGTGTCAAGTAGGTTCGTCTACCAAGAAACTTAATGTTCCATGAACCTCATTGCATTTCGTCTTTAGACTGTATGTCTTGTCGTCGAAGAAGCAATATTGTCCAATGGCCTCGAAAGTTtgtccttcttcttttccctTCTGGGCACCTTGTTACGGGCCTCATGATATCTTGATACGCCACATATATGTGGATGTGTAAGGAGGAATCACGCGATGACTTGCAAGGGATGTGAGAGTCTGTGAGTGAACGCGACGGTGACAATGATGTAGGACGTGTGACGCGGAGGCAGTTGCAATTGACCAGCCGGAGTGTgcagacaaaaaaacgatCACAGTCTATCTTATCGAACACCACTTACCAATATTACAATAAAGGATTGAACTTTcaaactgtacaaacaaagTCCGCCTTTATTACATGGGGGCTCAACCGGGATGTGCGTGATCTCGATATAGATAAAGTGAAGCGATCAAGCGACACGAGAAAGGATTCAAGTGAATAACGACGAACTAACGACGAAATGGCGACGGTTGACGAATTGTGCGAAAATTTCACCAAAGTTGGGTTGACACGCGAGTGCGAAAAGCTTGGTTTGCCAGCCATCGGTGGAAAACGAGATATCgcgaaaaaaatcattaaccATCGGAACATGACGAATTCTGGAGGTGAAAATGGTGAAGACGATCGCGATCCACAGAAAGACGGCGTGTGTGAGAAAGACGACTCACACACAGAAGACGCTGAACGTGGAGTTGTCGGTAGTTGTGAGAAAGACGGCTCACACTCCGATAACGAGGAACGTGCAGAAAGAGACGGCTTTAGCACCAACGGCGAGGACGACGAAGCGGACAACGACGACAGTGAAGACAATGAATCCGATGATATGTTTCAGACGGCAATTCGAACCAATACTTCTACACCGTTAGCAAATCGACTACGCGCATCACGACGTACGAAGGTTTACTCTTTCCGCGATATGGAAGAGAGTATTGAATCCTTTGGTGCGGAGGAAGGAGAAGACGTACGGTTATGGTTGATGCAGCTCAAAGGCGTGTGCAAAGCTGCGCGATGGGACGATGAGCAACAATTAATAATGTGCCGAAAGAAATTAACTGGTACCGCGAAACGTTTTGTATTTTCGCTTCGGAGCAGTTTCAGCAGTTTTAAGAAGTTAGAACAAGCGCTGATTAGAGAATTTGCACCACGCGTACGGGCAAGCGATGTACATCGTGCGTTGACGAACcgtaagaagaagaactcaGAGTCCATCCGTGATTATATTTACGAGATGCAACGGCTAGCGCTCCCTATCGAACTCGACGAACCTAGCCCCTGCGAATACATAGTAAACGGTATTACGGACGATGAGCATCACCAAACGATTTTATACGAAGCGCAAAGCATCGAACGGCTTAAGCGGAAACTACTGAATTTCGAAAGAGTGATGAAGGATTCcaagaacaaaaagaagcgCGACGATTTTGGAAACAGAAAAGAGAAAGCacgtgaaaaggaaaacaacacaatGAGCAAGAAGCGTAGTTGTTTCAATTGCGGTGAAACGTCACATGTTTCCGCGGATTGTCCACAGAAAGGTGCAGGACCTAAGTGTTTTTCGTGCAATACGTTTGGGCATCGAGCGCGCGAATGCAAGAAAGGTGGCACGAGTAGCCAGAAGGAGAAACAAAATGTGTTGATTTGTGGACCAAGTGTAGAGCCAAACCATAGTGAGCACCCTCCTTCAAGTGTAACTAAGTGGGAAGACGAATTTACATCGAAGAGGTCATCTGAAAAGCAAGTGTGGCTGCAGAGAACGATAATTCAAGTGAAAGTAGAATCGGTAATTATTGACGCTTTGTTTGATACCGGCAGTCCAATGAATTTGATGACGCATTACACATATGAAAAAATCGGAAAACCCTGCCTAAGTACCACTACAATGAAGCTAAAAGGTTTTGGTGGCAACGAaattgctgctgatggtgtgtTCCAAGTAGATATGTGTATCGACTGTCACCAATACCGTGATGTGCTTTTCTATCTAGTACCGAATAAAAGTATGTCTTTTGCGGCTGTGCTCGGAACGGCGTCCCTTCAGCATTTTGATGTAAAGGTGACCACGAACGGTGTGCAAGTGTTAAAGCGAGAAGAATGCGAAATTATGGACATTATGCTGTGCGAGAACGAAATCGATGTACCGAAACAATATGCAAGTGAAGTCAAATCCCTAATTTCTAACTacgtgccgtgtgaagatgtAAAGAGTACCGTGGAAATGAAAATCCTTCTCGAAGACGAACACCCGGTGCAAACCAATCCAAGGCGGTTTGccccgaaagaaaaagaagtgcTAGAAAAAACAGTAAA from Anopheles stephensi strain Indian chromosome 2, UCI_ANSTEP_V1.0, whole genome shotgun sequence includes the following:
- the LOC118502383 gene encoding uncharacterized protein LOC118502383, which codes for MATVDELCENFTKVGLTRECEKLGLPAIGGKRDIAKKIINHRNMTNSGGENGEDDRDPQKDGVCEKDDSHTEDAERGVVGSCEKDGSHSDNEERAERDGFSTNGEDDEADNDDSEDNESDDMFQTAIRTNTSTPLANRLRASRRTKVYSFRDMEESIESFGAEEGEDVRLWLMQLKGVCKAARWDDEQQLIMCRKKLTGTAKRFVFSLRSSFSSFKKLEQALIREFAPRVRASDVHRALTNRKKKNSESIRDYIYEMQRLALPIELDEPSPCEYIVNGITDDEHHQTILYEAQSIERLKRKLLNFERVMKDSKNKKKRDDFGNRKEKAREKENNTMSKKRSCFNCGETSHVSADCPQKGAGPKCFSCNTFGHRARECKKGGTSSQKEKQNVLICGPSVEPNHSEHPPSSVTKWEDEFTSKRSSEKQVWLQRTIIQVKVESVIIDALFDTGSPMNLMTHYTYEKIGKPCLSTTTMKLKGFGGNEIAADGVFQVDMCIDCHQYRDVLFYLVPNKSMSFAAVLGTASLQHFDVKVTTNGVQVLKREECEIMDIMLCENEIDVPKQYASEVKSLISNYVPCEDVKSTVEMKILLEDEHPVQTNPRRFAPKEKEVLEKTVNEWLNAGIIRESNSDYASPVVLAKKKDGSMRVCVDYRELNRKIKKDCFPMRNMEDQIDKLQGAKVFTTLDLKNSFFHVPIEKSSQKYTAFVTHTGQYEFLRAPFGLCNSPACFSRFVANAFRELIKSGEILVYVDDLIIATNSEEENIITLKKLFKAASANGIEFNWKKSQFLKPEVEYLGFVIKDGTYSISPDKLKAINSFPVPRNVKELQRFLGLTSYFRKFIECYAIMAKPLTDLMRKNVEYEFTNMHLNCFERLKKCLVSDPVLKIYEQKAATEVHTDASKEGYGAVLLQKGADDHFHPVYYMSHQTNDAEKNYSAYHLEVLAVVRAVEKFRVYLLGIPFKIVTDCSAFQHTFKAKELSARIARWALMLEEYDYKVIHRPGTSMRHVDALSRAIMIVTNDPVVEMIITAQKKDERISAIRQLLTTQPYDDYCMNGEVVMKLVKVFTHSGAIRCDFDVLCHLHLTC